In one window of Micromonospora cathayae DNA:
- a CDS encoding alkaline phosphatase family protein, which translates to MSEQADGPEAPGSVTEFRERLAALLAAEVAGNAPRHVVVLALDGVNVDVARDCWPSARTRTLHTVWPTTTAAGWLSHLTGLTVAEHGVPGVVFRPAPGEALVNVFDHPDPALTGPVGTVFHDARRLGYEPAAVLGDLETYRCGWRDTVLDGVHRVLGHRFYLPDAGRYRPRPPELIGSLVLAALRDGLRRHGSSGPCLLWCYLEIDRHVHEHGYDGHTRQVLAGLDRMAARLADEGVLVVAHADHGLVPTRPDPELAATLAALAQRYGFEMGGAGRTRWLYPAPGTTDDLVGTLRERLPESVTVEHADRLFGTPATSRARPRVGDVVLTATGEAFLADPTYHYEHGSLLPAELETPLSVWGHPAMEAISR; encoded by the coding sequence TTGTCCGAGCAGGCCGACGGACCGGAAGCGCCCGGGTCCGTCACCGAGTTCCGGGAACGGCTCGCCGCGCTGCTGGCCGCCGAGGTGGCCGGGAACGCCCCGCGCCACGTCGTCGTCCTCGCCCTCGACGGGGTGAACGTGGACGTGGCGCGGGACTGCTGGCCGTCCGCGCGGACCCGCACCCTGCACACGGTCTGGCCGACCACCACGGCGGCCGGCTGGCTCAGCCACCTGACCGGCCTGACCGTGGCCGAGCACGGGGTGCCGGGGGTGGTGTTCCGGCCGGCTCCCGGGGAGGCCCTGGTCAACGTCTTCGACCACCCGGACCCGGCGTTGACCGGCCCGGTCGGGACCGTCTTCCACGACGCCCGGCGGCTGGGCTACGAACCCGCCGCGGTGCTGGGTGACCTGGAGACGTACCGGTGCGGCTGGCGGGACACCGTGCTCGACGGCGTGCACCGGGTCCTCGGCCACCGGTTCTACCTGCCGGACGCCGGCCGGTACCGCCCCCGTCCCCCGGAACTGATCGGATCCCTGGTGCTCGCCGCCCTGCGCGACGGGTTGCGACGGCACGGCAGCAGCGGCCCCTGCCTGCTGTGGTGCTACCTGGAGATCGACCGGCACGTGCACGAACACGGGTACGACGGACACACCAGGCAGGTGCTCGCCGGCCTGGACCGGATGGCGGCCCGGCTCGCCGACGAGGGCGTACTGGTCGTCGCGCACGCCGACCACGGGCTGGTGCCCACCCGGCCCGACCCGGAACTGGCCGCGACGCTGGCCGCCCTGGCCCAGCGGTACGGCTTCGAGATGGGCGGCGCCGGGCGCACCCGGTGGCTGTACCCGGCCCCCGGCACCACCGACGACCTGGTCGGGACGCTACGCGAGCGGCTGCCCGAGTCGGTGACCGTCGAGCACGCGGACCGGCTCTTCGGCACCCCGGCCACCTCACGCGCCCGCCCCCGGGTGGGGGACGTGGTGTTGACCGCCACCGGGGAGGCGTTCCTCGCCGACCCGACGTACCACTACGAACACGGTTCGCTCCTTCCGGCGGAGCTGGAGACTCCGCTGTCCGTCTGGGGGCACCCGGCCATGGAGGCGATCAGCCGATGA
- a CDS encoding amidase, with translation MPADHTTVTADRSAPVTGDADRSGPAAGTGTGSGIQWHEYSVADLGRALRAGRLTARTLAEYTLDRIAAIDPQVHSFIRVTPERALADADRADAELAAGHDRGPLHGIPYGLKDIIATDGIPTTCNSRLLLENVPAEDAAAEALLRAGGGVLVGKLGTAEFALGGPGFDLPFPPARNPWNVAHFTGGSSAGSAAAVAAGLVRVALGSDTGGSIRSPAFNCGVVGLKPTYGLVSRRGLYPLSYSLDHCGPLSWSVEDTALTMNVIAGYDPRDPSSVRTDPQDYTADLGRGVEGLRVGYARELFASLRGISPEVVASVDAAAATLTRLGAIVTEVRLPDFDLFKACARIIMLAEAYAIHEETLRTRPRDYGRYTYQRIAPAATLTGADYVQALRVRRELTVALDRVLADHDVLLTNTGLAPAAPFEDFPEDWPPPAHAVSVQTPTFNVTGHPALSLPVGFSTLGLPLAVQIVGHAFAERTVFRVAAALEDAAGVLDVRPALAPVTPGAEEEDR, from the coding sequence ATGCCGGCTGACCACACCACCGTCACCGCCGACCGGTCGGCCCCGGTCACGGGCGATGCCGACCGGTCCGGTCCCGCCGCCGGCACCGGCACCGGCAGTGGAATCCAGTGGCACGAGTACTCGGTGGCCGACCTGGGCCGGGCCCTGCGCGCCGGCCGGCTCACCGCCCGCACCCTGGCCGAGTACACCCTGGACCGGATCGCCGCGATCGACCCGCAGGTGCACTCGTTCATCCGGGTCACGCCGGAACGCGCGCTGGCCGACGCCGACCGCGCCGACGCCGAGCTGGCCGCCGGCCACGACCGGGGCCCGCTGCACGGCATCCCGTACGGGCTGAAGGACATCATCGCCACCGACGGCATCCCGACGACCTGCAACTCCCGGCTGCTGCTGGAGAACGTGCCGGCCGAGGACGCCGCCGCCGAGGCCCTCCTGCGGGCCGGTGGTGGTGTCCTGGTCGGCAAGCTCGGCACCGCCGAGTTCGCGCTCGGCGGCCCCGGCTTCGACCTGCCCTTCCCGCCGGCCCGGAACCCGTGGAACGTCGCGCACTTCACCGGCGGCTCCTCCGCCGGTTCGGCGGCGGCGGTCGCGGCCGGGCTGGTCCGGGTCGCCCTCGGCTCCGACACCGGCGGCTCGATCCGGTCTCCCGCCTTCAACTGCGGCGTGGTCGGCCTGAAACCGACCTACGGTCTGGTCTCCCGGCGCGGCCTCTACCCGCTGTCCTACTCACTGGACCACTGCGGTCCGCTCTCCTGGAGCGTCGAGGACACCGCGCTGACCATGAATGTCATCGCCGGTTACGACCCGCGCGACCCGAGCAGCGTCCGGACCGACCCGCAGGACTACACGGCGGACCTCGGCCGGGGCGTCGAGGGGCTACGGGTCGGCTACGCGCGGGAACTGTTCGCCTCGCTGCGCGGCATCAGCCCCGAGGTGGTCGCCTCGGTGGACGCGGCGGCGGCCACCCTCACCCGGCTCGGCGCGATCGTCACCGAGGTACGCCTGCCGGATTTCGACCTGTTCAAAGCCTGCGCCCGGATCATCATGCTGGCCGAGGCGTACGCCATCCACGAGGAGACGCTGCGGACCCGGCCCCGCGACTACGGCCGGTACACCTACCAGCGGATCGCGCCGGCCGCCACGCTGACCGGGGCGGACTACGTCCAGGCGCTCCGGGTGCGGCGGGAGCTGACCGTCGCGCTCGACCGGGTGCTGGCCGACCACGACGTGCTGCTGACCAACACCGGGCTGGCTCCCGCCGCGCCGTTCGAGGACTTCCCCGAGGACTGGCCGCCGCCCGCCCACGCCGTCTCGGTGCAGACGCCGACCTTCAACGTCACCGGCCATCCGGCGCTGTCCCTACCGGTCGGCTTCTCGACGTTGGGGCTGCCGCTCGCCGTGCAGATCGTCGGGCACGCGTTCGCCGAACGCACGGTGTTCCGGGTCGCCGCCGCCCTGGAGGACGCGGCCGGGGTGCTCGACGTCCGGCCGGCCCTCGCACCGGTGACCCCCGGCGCGGAGGAGGAGGACCGGTGA
- a CDS encoding FAD/NAD(P)-binding protein, producing MTVRLGIVGGGPWCLYALERLAAELPHVRLPEGGVHVTVFDRTGRFGAGAAHDDRQPRTSYLNRVASQLSFAADESNRDARHLLPARLRPTFVEWCQARYKTTGDEQFNLLPQDVPRRYLHGLALTEMFHRYVQLLREIDGVRVDARTAEVTDVERTADGGYLVRATDVDLPDTDRPDATGTDADRPDADRPDGTTGYPADRPDGTGYTVAVDRLLLVTGQSENTPAPGSRAARLAAHAAAHPASTYVPSPYPLGERLTERTVPPACRVGVLGLGLTAVDLILHLTEGRGGGFAVAGAGDATGLLRYVPSGREPARIVAVSPSGLFPWTRPENQKAVDSSGLGHAALEHRPDFLTLDAVATLRGTVGVPAVPTGGEVRQLDFERHLFPLVVLEMANAYYRTLFGPEAAAELPAVVGERYRLFLATGRGRGDDDPVDFLLAPLDGWFDEIAEYVETTAAGRPVPERLRRLDGTTVRDSFRRTVLGADPTARVSPWGHPTDVRAHRFDRRRLFDPAGAADGPGTATWSERVVAHMRRDQAAATQGNLANPVKAACDGVWRDLRPVFSAALDFGGLTASSHRRFLAVYLRHYARMSNGTGPEPMRKILALVEDGLLDVAVGPDPVVEPAPGPGGYTLVGPHTGVRRQVDVVVEGRGHPFDPQWDRNPLYRNMIRRGLVRQWRNPSPDGNDFVPGAIDLTRTFHPVGRDGAVDERIAVLGAPAEGMLFFQLSAARPHADSGVVNSLARWANEFVDALAPTVHDSDPDPTPPAGADA from the coding sequence GTGACCGTCCGACTGGGCATCGTGGGTGGCGGGCCCTGGTGCCTGTACGCGCTGGAACGGCTCGCCGCCGAACTCCCGCACGTCCGGCTGCCCGAGGGCGGCGTGCACGTCACGGTCTTCGACCGGACCGGCCGGTTCGGTGCCGGAGCCGCGCACGACGACCGCCAACCGCGGACCAGCTACCTCAACCGGGTCGCCAGCCAGCTCTCCTTCGCCGCCGACGAGTCCAACCGGGACGCCCGGCACCTGCTGCCGGCCCGGCTGCGACCCACCTTCGTGGAGTGGTGCCAGGCCCGCTACAAGACCACCGGGGACGAGCAGTTCAACCTGCTGCCGCAGGACGTGCCCCGACGGTACCTGCACGGCCTGGCGCTCACCGAGATGTTCCACCGGTACGTCCAGCTACTACGGGAGATCGACGGCGTACGCGTCGACGCCCGGACCGCCGAGGTGACCGACGTGGAACGGACCGCCGACGGCGGGTACCTCGTCCGGGCCACCGACGTCGACCTCCCCGACACCGACCGGCCCGACGCCACCGGAACCGACGCCGACCGGCCCGACGCCGACCGGCCCGATGGCACCACCGGGTACCCCGCCGACCGGCCCGACGGTACCGGGTACACCGTCGCCGTCGACCGGTTGCTGCTGGTCACCGGCCAGTCCGAGAACACACCGGCCCCGGGCTCCCGGGCCGCCCGGCTGGCCGCCCACGCCGCCGCCCACCCCGCCTCGACGTACGTGCCCAGCCCGTACCCGTTGGGGGAACGGCTCACCGAACGCACCGTGCCACCGGCGTGCCGGGTCGGGGTGCTGGGCCTGGGCCTGACCGCGGTCGACCTGATCCTGCACCTGACCGAGGGGCGGGGCGGTGGTTTCGCGGTCGCCGGAGCAGGTGACGCCACCGGGCTGCTCCGGTACGTCCCCAGCGGTCGGGAACCGGCGCGGATCGTGGCGGTCAGCCCGAGCGGCCTGTTCCCGTGGACCCGCCCGGAGAACCAGAAGGCCGTGGACAGCAGCGGACTCGGGCACGCCGCCCTGGAGCACCGGCCGGACTTCCTCACCCTCGACGCGGTCGCCACCCTGCGCGGTACGGTCGGCGTGCCGGCCGTACCGACCGGTGGCGAGGTCCGCCAACTGGACTTCGAACGGCACCTGTTCCCCCTGGTCGTCCTGGAAATGGCGAACGCCTACTACCGCACCCTGTTCGGTCCGGAGGCGGCCGCGGAACTGCCCGCCGTGGTGGGCGAGCGGTACCGGCTCTTCCTCGCCACCGGACGCGGCCGGGGCGACGACGACCCGGTCGACTTCCTGCTCGCCCCGCTCGACGGCTGGTTCGACGAGATCGCCGAGTACGTCGAGACCACGGCCGCCGGCCGGCCCGTCCCGGAGCGGCTGCGCCGGCTGGACGGCACCACCGTCCGGGACAGCTTCCGCCGTACCGTCCTCGGCGCGGACCCGACGGCGCGCGTCTCGCCCTGGGGCCACCCGACGGACGTCCGGGCGCACCGGTTCGACCGGCGGCGGCTGTTCGACCCGGCCGGTGCCGCCGACGGGCCCGGCACCGCGACCTGGTCGGAGCGGGTGGTCGCGCACATGCGGCGGGACCAGGCCGCCGCGACGCAGGGCAACCTCGCCAACCCGGTGAAGGCGGCCTGCGACGGGGTCTGGCGTGACCTGCGTCCGGTCTTCTCGGCCGCGCTGGACTTCGGCGGGCTGACCGCGTCGTCCCACCGCCGGTTCCTCGCCGTGTACCTGCGCCACTACGCGCGGATGTCCAACGGCACCGGCCCGGAGCCGATGCGGAAGATCCTGGCGTTGGTCGAGGACGGCCTGCTGGACGTCGCGGTGGGCCCCGACCCGGTGGTGGAGCCGGCCCCCGGTCCGGGCGGCTACACGTTGGTCGGTCCGCACACCGGCGTCCGCCGGCAGGTGGACGTGGTGGTGGAGGGACGCGGTCACCCCTTCGACCCGCAGTGGGACCGGAATCCGCTGTACCGCAACATGATCCGGCGCGGGCTGGTCCGGCAGTGGCGGAACCCGAGCCCGGACGGGAACGACTTCGTGCCCGGCGCGATCGACCTGACCAGGACGTTCCACCCCGTCGGGCGGGACGGTGCCGTCGACGAGCGGATCGCCGTCCTCGGCGCGCCGGCGGAGGGGATGCTCTTCTTCCAGCTCAGCGCGGCCCGCCCGCACGCCGACAGCGGGGTCGTCAACAGCCTGGCCCGCTGGGCGAACGAGTTCGTGGACGCCCTCGCCCCGACCGTGCACGACTCGGACCCGGACCCGACGCCGCCCGCCGGGGCCGACGCGTGA
- a CDS encoding DUF4910 domain-containing protein — protein sequence MTDPLVAHHLAAVPTDEMTAMVARLAALDRYQASEGIDRAAELVATAAVRAGLSDVRVDRYVADGTARWWTFDAPTGWTPHRATLHVDGPDGLALDHATHPFLVATYSASTPPAGLTAPLVAFRPDASTTELAGALLVVDRDTFRDGSLLPRLGAAGAVGFVTDAPWRDDGGTARRGRIELPAGSPLLAFSLTPEEFVAAGRLAGRRSVARVHVEVADGAPMPVVSGLLPGDGDQAEVWMMAHLCHPRPSANDNASGVAAALAAARTLAAARRSDPGRGGRRPVRFFWGPEFVGTAAVLHDRRHDPVPPAAVINLDMVGEDQLRCAAPFVVERPPDCHPTLLTPLAEHVVAETFAATAAGGGTWGSVPFQGFSDHALFADPGVRVPAVQFCHPADRFNHSAADTVDKVSPLEMRRSAAAAAALAQLCAGPDREGPDLAALVDRWCAREEADAVRLAGRYDRDWGDGLVAHVRRTNLDHRLLVGDPGPDRRSGTGPTRPAGAEPAPPPGTGPTQFPGARPGRPPGGADGTGFRRDPAGPVLRRRWTGPLNLRAAQAALPAPTRALLAGLVARDKHTLSTLFNLAIRADGTRDAGQLVEDTSYGLRRPIDPTTGHRLVDVLCEAGWLAAD from the coding sequence ATGACCGACCCGCTCGTGGCACACCACCTGGCGGCCGTGCCGACCGACGAGATGACGGCCATGGTGGCCCGACTGGCCGCCCTCGACCGCTACCAGGCGTCCGAGGGCATCGACCGGGCCGCCGAACTGGTCGCCACGGCCGCCGTCCGGGCCGGCCTGTCCGACGTCCGCGTCGACCGGTACGTCGCCGACGGGACCGCCCGCTGGTGGACGTTCGACGCGCCCACCGGCTGGACCCCGCACCGGGCCACGCTGCACGTCGACGGTCCGGACGGGCTGGCCCTGGACCACGCGACGCACCCGTTCCTGGTGGCCACCTACTCGGCATCGACGCCACCGGCCGGGCTCACCGCGCCGCTGGTCGCGTTCCGGCCGGACGCGTCGACGACGGAGCTGGCCGGTGCGCTGCTGGTGGTGGACCGTGACACCTTCCGCGACGGGTCCCTGCTCCCCCGGCTCGGCGCGGCCGGTGCCGTCGGTTTCGTCACCGACGCGCCGTGGCGCGACGACGGGGGCACCGCCCGCCGGGGCCGGATCGAGTTGCCCGCCGGTTCACCGCTGCTGGCCTTCAGCCTCACCCCGGAGGAGTTCGTCGCCGCCGGCCGGCTGGCCGGACGGCGGTCGGTGGCCCGGGTGCACGTCGAGGTGGCCGACGGTGCGCCGATGCCGGTGGTGTCCGGGCTGTTACCGGGGGACGGCGACCAGGCCGAGGTGTGGATGATGGCCCACCTGTGCCATCCCCGGCCGAGCGCCAACGACAACGCCTCCGGGGTGGCCGCCGCGCTGGCCGCGGCCCGGACCCTGGCCGCCGCCCGCCGCAGCGACCCCGGCCGGGGTGGGCGGCGACCCGTCCGGTTCTTCTGGGGTCCGGAGTTCGTCGGGACGGCGGCGGTGCTGCACGACCGGCGGCACGACCCCGTCCCGCCGGCCGCCGTGATCAACCTGGACATGGTGGGCGAGGACCAGCTCCGCTGTGCCGCGCCGTTCGTCGTCGAACGTCCCCCCGACTGCCACCCCACGCTGCTCACCCCGCTCGCCGAACACGTGGTCGCCGAGACCTTCGCCGCGACCGCCGCCGGCGGGGGCACCTGGGGCAGCGTCCCGTTCCAGGGTTTCTCCGACCACGCCCTGTTCGCCGATCCGGGGGTCCGGGTGCCGGCGGTGCAGTTCTGCCACCCCGCCGACCGGTTCAACCACTCGGCGGCGGACACCGTGGACAAGGTCTCGCCGCTGGAGATGCGTCGCTCGGCGGCGGCCGCCGCCGCCCTCGCCCAACTGTGCGCCGGCCCCGACCGGGAAGGCCCCGACCTGGCCGCCCTGGTGGACCGGTGGTGCGCCCGGGAGGAGGCGGACGCGGTCCGGTTGGCCGGCCGGTACGACCGGGACTGGGGGGACGGACTCGTGGCCCACGTCCGGCGGACGAACCTCGACCACCGGCTGCTCGTCGGCGACCCCGGGCCGGACCGGCGATCCGGTACCGGACCGACGCGGCCCGCCGGCGCGGAGCCGGCACCGCCCCCTGGTACCGGCCCGACGCAGTTCCCCGGGGCCCGACCGGGCCGGCCCCCCGGGGGCGCGGACGGCACCGGGTTCCGCCGGGACCCCGCCGGCCCGGTGCTGCGCCGACGCTGGACGGGGCCGCTGAACCTGCGGGCCGCCCAGGCGGCGCTACCGGCACCGACCCGGGCCCTGCTGGCCGGGCTGGTGGCCCGGGACAAGCACACCCTGTCGACCCTGTTCAACCTGGCCATCCGTGCCGACGGGACACGCGACGCCGGGCAACTGGTCGAGGACACCTCCTACGGGCTACGGCGACCGATCGACCCGACGACCGGGCACCGGCTGGTGGACGTGCTGTGCGAGGCCGGGTGGCTCGCCGCCGACTGA
- a CDS encoding aminotransferase class I/II-fold pyridoxal phosphate-dependent enzyme codes for MPLANDSYRNVPTLTDGTDLLNLAWTLDEGTCLDVDLQQALADQLRHEVTGGLPSVNSYLVRDPYGEELLGPAVAALFPGTGEESDLVTGAGVISLLHCLVRLAGDRPVYVIGDVYPDLPHWADVAGVGCVSRHDVGGGPDHAANAVAVGAGLVLLERPALTGEQVDLATVEALCAATAGQGTVVLVDESYANYHPPGYSALPLTSRLSNLVVVRGLAKAYGMGGLRLGFAVSSRALRARIRAAVPPMLASSLSLRLGRAVLALGDITAGLRSRVETARRETLAALAGAGLEAPLSASRYVPFLFYPADDHPAAVALRDRGIVGKRHVHWSERSRATADRYRLSVPLRPDRLLLLRTRLAAGPAPAAR; via the coding sequence ATGCCGCTGGCCAACGACTCCTACCGGAACGTGCCGACCCTCACCGACGGCACCGACCTGCTCAACCTCGCCTGGACGCTGGACGAGGGCACGTGCCTCGACGTCGACCTCCAGCAGGCGCTCGCCGACCAGTTGCGGCACGAGGTGACCGGCGGGCTGCCCTCGGTCAACAGCTACCTGGTGCGGGACCCGTACGGCGAGGAACTGCTCGGTCCGGCGGTCGCCGCGCTGTTCCCCGGCACCGGGGAAGAGTCCGACCTGGTCACCGGCGCGGGAGTCATCTCCCTGCTGCACTGCCTGGTCCGGCTGGCCGGGGACCGGCCGGTCTACGTGATCGGCGACGTCTACCCGGACCTGCCGCACTGGGCGGACGTCGCCGGGGTGGGCTGCGTGTCCCGTCACGACGTCGGGGGTGGCCCCGACCACGCGGCCAACGCCGTGGCGGTGGGCGCGGGGCTGGTGCTGCTCGAACGGCCCGCGCTGACCGGGGAGCAGGTCGACCTGGCCACGGTGGAAGCGCTCTGCGCCGCCACCGCCGGGCAGGGCACGGTGGTGCTGGTCGACGAGTCGTACGCCAACTACCACCCGCCCGGGTACAGCGCGCTTCCGCTGACCTCGCGGCTGAGCAACCTCGTCGTGGTGCGCGGCCTGGCGAAGGCGTACGGGATGGGCGGGCTGCGGTTGGGGTTCGCGGTGTCCTCCCGGGCGCTACGGGCCCGGATCCGGGCCGCCGTCCCGCCGATGCTCGCCTCCTCGCTGTCGCTGCGGCTCGGCCGGGCGGTCCTCGCCCTCGGTGACATCACCGCCGGGCTGCGCAGCCGGGTGGAGACCGCCCGCCGGGAGACCCTGGCGGCGCTGGCCGGGGCCGGTCTGGAGGCACCACTGTCGGCCAGCCGGTACGTGCCGTTCCTGTTCTATCCGGCCGACGACCATCCGGCGGCGGTCGCGCTGCGGGACCGGGGCATCGTCGGTAAGCGGCACGTCCACTGGTCGGAACGGTCCCGGGCGACGGCCGACCGGTACCGGTTGAGCGTCCCGCTCCGCCCCGACCGGCTCCTGCTGCTGCGCACCCGGCTGGCGGCCGGCCCGGCCCCGGCGGCCCGCTGA
- a CDS encoding PqqD family protein codes for MPEHLAIGRDSVPRRRLDVRIRSYRGTLLVATADSAFELHDMAAFLVRRFDGVRTVAQVVGLLATEYGLPPAEAEADTLDLLGQLIDHGVLEVTG; via the coding sequence ATGCCGGAGCACCTGGCGATCGGGCGTGACTCCGTCCCGCGCCGTCGGTTGGACGTGCGGATCCGTAGCTACCGGGGCACCCTGCTGGTGGCGACCGCCGACAGTGCCTTCGAACTGCACGACATGGCCGCGTTCCTGGTCCGTCGCTTCGACGGGGTGCGTACCGTCGCGCAGGTCGTGGGCCTGCTGGCGACCGAGTACGGTCTGCCGCCCGCCGAGGCCGAGGCCGACACCCTCGACCTGTTGGGGCAGTTGATCGACCACGGGGTGCTCGAGGTCACCGGGTGA
- the eno gene encoding phosphopyruvate hydratase: MTAISRVIGRQVLDSRGNPTVEVDVVLEDGSFGRAAVPSGASTGANEAVELRDGDKAAFHGKGVRKAVDAVNGEIAEAVVGLQAEDQAGVDETMIALDGTPNKGRLGANAILGVSLATVKAAAAAHRQPLYRYVGGVNARLLPVPMMNIINGGVHADNLLDYQEFMIAPIGAANFAEAVRMGSEVFHTLKKSLSSAGHNTNVGDEGGFAPNLATADEALQFVVRAIEETGYQPGTDIAITLDPASSEFFRDGVYNYAGEGVKRTIEEHVHYLADLIARYPISSIEDPMAEDDIDGWKLLMTVAGDRAQLVGDDVFCTNVERLRDGISGGYANSILVKVNQIGTLTETLLTVETAHKAGYTVVMSHRSGETEDTTIADLAVATGCGQIKTGSLSRSDRTAKYNQLIRIEEELGERALYGGRTALYTRS; this comes from the coding sequence ATGACTGCCATCAGCCGAGTCATCGGTCGCCAGGTTCTCGACAGTCGAGGTAACCCCACCGTCGAGGTGGACGTCGTGCTGGAGGACGGCTCCTTCGGTCGGGCGGCCGTACCGTCGGGGGCGTCGACCGGCGCCAACGAGGCGGTGGAGCTGCGCGACGGCGACAAGGCGGCGTTCCACGGCAAGGGCGTCCGCAAGGCGGTCGACGCGGTCAACGGCGAGATCGCCGAGGCGGTCGTCGGCCTGCAGGCCGAGGACCAGGCGGGCGTGGACGAGACGATGATCGCGCTGGACGGTACGCCGAACAAGGGCCGCCTCGGGGCGAACGCCATCCTCGGGGTGTCCCTCGCCACCGTGAAGGCGGCTGCCGCGGCCCACCGTCAGCCGCTCTACCGGTACGTCGGTGGGGTGAACGCCCGGCTGCTCCCGGTGCCGATGATGAACATCATCAACGGCGGGGTGCACGCCGACAACCTCCTCGACTACCAGGAGTTCATGATCGCGCCGATCGGTGCGGCGAACTTCGCCGAGGCGGTCCGGATGGGCTCCGAGGTGTTCCACACCCTGAAGAAGTCCCTCTCCTCCGCCGGGCACAACACCAACGTGGGTGACGAGGGCGGGTTCGCCCCCAACCTGGCCACCGCCGACGAGGCGCTCCAGTTCGTCGTCCGGGCCATCGAGGAGACCGGCTACCAGCCCGGTACGGACATTGCCATCACGCTGGACCCGGCCAGCTCGGAGTTCTTCCGGGACGGCGTCTACAACTACGCCGGCGAGGGCGTCAAGCGCACCATCGAGGAGCACGTCCACTACCTGGCGGACCTCATCGCCCGCTACCCGATCTCCTCCATCGAGGACCCGATGGCCGAGGACGACATCGACGGCTGGAAGCTGCTGATGACGGTGGCCGGCGACCGGGCCCAGTTGGTCGGCGACGACGTGTTCTGCACCAACGTCGAGCGGCTCCGGGACGGCATCAGCGGCGGGTACGCCAACTCGATCCTGGTCAAGGTCAACCAGATCGGCACGCTCACCGAGACCCTGCTGACCGTGGAGACCGCGCACAAGGCCGGCTACACCGTGGTCATGTCGCACCGGTCCGGCGAGACCGAGGACACCACCATCGCCGACCTGGCCGTCGCCACCGGCTGCGGCCAGATCAAGACCGGTTCGCTGTCGCGTTCGGACCGTACCGCCAAGTACAACCAGCTCATCCGGATCGAGGAGGAGCTCGGCGAGCGCGCCCTGTACGGCGGCCGGACGGCGCTCTACACGCGTTCCTGA
- a CDS encoding transposase — MSERFPWLAPMCVWPLAAPLVPRQTARPQGGGARRVDDEAMFAAIAFVLVTDSVWRMLPRVFDVSWQTAHRRFGEWHQSGFWGRLGTAAAAADVPPEVARWATALTAAADRRLSPVRGAVAGDGPPATEPTARRTAVRRYLSVEFAERIFRGDGGRN, encoded by the coding sequence ATGTCGGAGCGGTTCCCCTGGTTGGCGCCCATGTGCGTATGGCCGCTGGCGGCTCCACTGGTGCCCCGGCAGACCGCCCGGCCGCAGGGCGGGGGTGCCCGACGGGTGGACGACGAGGCCATGTTCGCGGCCATCGCGTTCGTCCTCGTCACCGATTCCGTGTGGCGGATGCTGCCCCGGGTCTTCGACGTCTCCTGGCAGACCGCCCACCGCCGGTTCGGGGAGTGGCACCAGAGCGGGTTCTGGGGGCGGCTCGGGACGGCGGCCGCGGCCGCTGACGTCCCGCCGGAGGTCGCCCGATGGGCCACCGCCCTGACCGCCGCCGCCGACCGACGGCTCTCCCCGGTCCGGGGCGCCGTGGCCGGCGACGGCCCACCGGCCACCGAACCGACCGCCCGCCGGACAGCCGTCCGCCGGTACCTGTCGGTGGAGTTCGCCGAACGGATCTTTCGAGGTGACGGCGGGCGGAACTGA